In Cervus elaphus chromosome 7, mCerEla1.1, whole genome shotgun sequence, the following proteins share a genomic window:
- the IRF4 gene encoding interferon regulatory factor 4 isoform X3 encodes MNLEGGSRGGEFGMSSVSCGNGKLRQWLIDQIDSGKYPGLVWENEEKSIFRIPWKHAGKQDYNREEDAALFKAWALFKGKFREGIDKPDPPTWKTRLRCALNKSNDFEELVERSQLDISDPYKVYRIVPEGAKKGAKQLTLEDPQLPMSHPYSMPAPYSSLPAQQVHNYMIPPHDRGWREFVPDQPHAEIPYQCPMTFGPRGHHWQGPACENDCRLHICLYYREVLVKELTTSSPEGCRISHGHTYDASSLDQVLFPYPEDNSQRKNIEKLLSHLERGVVLWMAPDGLYAKRLCQSRIYWDGPLALCSDRPNKLERDQTCKLFDTQQFLSELQAFAHHGRPLPRFQVTLCFGEEFPDPQRQRKLITAHVEPLLARQLYYFAQQNSGHFLRGYDLPEHASGPEDFHRPPRHSSIQE; translated from the exons ATGAACCTGGAGGGCGGCAGCCGAGGCGGCGAGTTCGGCATGAGCTCCGTGAGCTGCGGCAACGGAAAGCTCCGCCAGTGGCTTATCGACCAGATCGACAGCGGCAAGTACCCGGGGCTGGTGTGGGAGAACGAGGAGAAGAGCATCTTCCGCATCCCCTGGAAGCACGCGGGCAAGCAGGACTACAACCGCGAGGAGGACGCCGCCCTCTTCAAG GCTTGGGCACTGTTTAAAGGGAAGTTTCGAGAAGGCATCGACAAGCCAGACCCTCCAACCTGGAAGACACGCCTGCGATGTGCTCTGAACAAGAGCAATGACTTTGAGGAGCTGGTGGAGCGGAGCCAGCTGGACATCTCGGACCCCTACAAAGTGTATCGGATTGTCCCCGAGGGAGCCAAGAAAG GAGCAAAGCAGCTGACCCTGGAGGACCCACAGCTGCCCATGAGCCACCCGTACAGCATGCCGGCCCCTTACTCCTCGCTGCCTGCTCAG CAGGTTCACAACTACATGATCCCGCCCCACGACCGGGGCTGGAGGGAGTTCGTCCCCGACCAGCCACACGCAGAGATCCCATATCAGTGTCCCATGACCTTCGGACCCCGCGGCCACCACTGGCAAGGCCCAGCCTGTGAAAATG ACTGCCGGCTCCACATCTGCCTCTACTACCGGGAAGTTCTGGTCAAAGAGCTGACCACGTCCAGCCCCGAGGGCTGCCGGATCTCCCACGGCCACACCTACGATGCCAGCAGCCTGGACCAGGTCCTCTTTCCCTACCCGGAGGACAACAGCCAGAGGAAGAACATCGAGAAGCTGCTGAGCCACTTGGAGAGGGGCGTGGTCCTCTGGATGGCCCCCGACGGGCTTTATGCCAAAAGACTGTGCCAGAGCAGGATCTACTGGGACGGGCCCCTGGCACTGTGCAGCGACCGGCCCAACAAACTGGAGAGAGACCAGACCTGCAAGCTGTTTGACACGCAGCAGTTCCTATCAG AGCTGCAGGCGTTCGCGCACCACGGCCGGCCGCTGCCAAGGTTCCAGGTGACTCTGTGCTTCGGGGAGGAGTTCCCAGACCCTCAGAGGCAGCGTAAGCTCATCACTGCCCAC GTTGAGCCTCTGCTAGCCAGACAGCTCTACTATTTTGCTCAGCAAAACAGTGGACACTTCCTGAGGGGCTATGACCTGCCCGAGCACGCCAGCGGCCCGGAGGACTTCCACAGGCCCCCGCGCCACTCCTCCATCCAGGAGTGA
- the IRF4 gene encoding interferon regulatory factor 4 isoform X1: MNLEGGSRGGEFGMSSVSCGNGKLRQWLIDQIDSGKYPGLVWENEEKSIFRIPWKHAGKQDYNREEDAALFKAWALFKGKFREGIDKPDPPTWKTRLRCALNKSNDFEELVERSQLDISDPYKVYRIVPEGAKKGAKQLTLEDPQLPMSHPYSMPAPYSSLPAQQVHNYMIPPHDRGWREFVPDQPHAEIPYQCPMTFGPRGHHWQGPACENGCQVTGTFYACAPPESQAPGIPIEPSIRSAEALALSDCRLHICLYYREVLVKELTTSSPEGCRISHGHTYDASSLDQVLFPYPEDNSQRKNIEKLLSHLERGVVLWMAPDGLYAKRLCQSRIYWDGPLALCSDRPNKLERDQTCKLFDTQQFLSELQAFAHHGRPLPRFQVTLCFGEEFPDPQRQRKLITAHVEPLLARQLYYFAQQNSGHFLRGYDLPEHASGPEDFHRPPRHSSIQE, from the exons ATGAACCTGGAGGGCGGCAGCCGAGGCGGCGAGTTCGGCATGAGCTCCGTGAGCTGCGGCAACGGAAAGCTCCGCCAGTGGCTTATCGACCAGATCGACAGCGGCAAGTACCCGGGGCTGGTGTGGGAGAACGAGGAGAAGAGCATCTTCCGCATCCCCTGGAAGCACGCGGGCAAGCAGGACTACAACCGCGAGGAGGACGCCGCCCTCTTCAAG GCTTGGGCACTGTTTAAAGGGAAGTTTCGAGAAGGCATCGACAAGCCAGACCCTCCAACCTGGAAGACACGCCTGCGATGTGCTCTGAACAAGAGCAATGACTTTGAGGAGCTGGTGGAGCGGAGCCAGCTGGACATCTCGGACCCCTACAAAGTGTATCGGATTGTCCCCGAGGGAGCCAAGAAAG GAGCAAAGCAGCTGACCCTGGAGGACCCACAGCTGCCCATGAGCCACCCGTACAGCATGCCGGCCCCTTACTCCTCGCTGCCTGCTCAG CAGGTTCACAACTACATGATCCCGCCCCACGACCGGGGCTGGAGGGAGTTCGTCCCCGACCAGCCACACGCAGAGATCCCATATCAGTGTCCCATGACCTTCGGACCCCGCGGCCACCACTGGCAAGGCCCAGCCTGTGAAAATG GTTGCCAGGTCACAGGAACCTTTTATGCTTGTGCCCCGCCTGAGTCCCAGGCCCCCGGGATCCCCATAGAGCCAAGCATAAGGTCTGCCGAAGCCTTGGCCCTCTCAG ACTGCCGGCTCCACATCTGCCTCTACTACCGGGAAGTTCTGGTCAAAGAGCTGACCACGTCCAGCCCCGAGGGCTGCCGGATCTCCCACGGCCACACCTACGATGCCAGCAGCCTGGACCAGGTCCTCTTTCCCTACCCGGAGGACAACAGCCAGAGGAAGAACATCGAGAAGCTGCTGAGCCACTTGGAGAGGGGCGTGGTCCTCTGGATGGCCCCCGACGGGCTTTATGCCAAAAGACTGTGCCAGAGCAGGATCTACTGGGACGGGCCCCTGGCACTGTGCAGCGACCGGCCCAACAAACTGGAGAGAGACCAGACCTGCAAGCTGTTTGACACGCAGCAGTTCCTATCAG AGCTGCAGGCGTTCGCGCACCACGGCCGGCCGCTGCCAAGGTTCCAGGTGACTCTGTGCTTCGGGGAGGAGTTCCCAGACCCTCAGAGGCAGCGTAAGCTCATCACTGCCCAC GTTGAGCCTCTGCTAGCCAGACAGCTCTACTATTTTGCTCAGCAAAACAGTGGACACTTCCTGAGGGGCTATGACCTGCCCGAGCACGCCAGCGGCCCGGAGGACTTCCACAGGCCCCCGCGCCACTCCTCCATCCAGGAGTGA
- the IRF4 gene encoding interferon regulatory factor 4 isoform X2 encodes MNLEGGSRGGEFGMSSVSCGNGKLRQWLIDQIDSGKYPGLVWENEEKSIFRIPWKHAGKQDYNREEDAALFKAWALFKGKFREGIDKPDPPTWKTRLRCALNKSNDFEELVERSQLDISDPYKVYRIVPEGAKKGAKQLTLEDPQLPMSHPYSMPAPYSSLPAQVHNYMIPPHDRGWREFVPDQPHAEIPYQCPMTFGPRGHHWQGPACENGCQVTGTFYACAPPESQAPGIPIEPSIRSAEALALSDCRLHICLYYREVLVKELTTSSPEGCRISHGHTYDASSLDQVLFPYPEDNSQRKNIEKLLSHLERGVVLWMAPDGLYAKRLCQSRIYWDGPLALCSDRPNKLERDQTCKLFDTQQFLSELQAFAHHGRPLPRFQVTLCFGEEFPDPQRQRKLITAHVEPLLARQLYYFAQQNSGHFLRGYDLPEHASGPEDFHRPPRHSSIQE; translated from the exons ATGAACCTGGAGGGCGGCAGCCGAGGCGGCGAGTTCGGCATGAGCTCCGTGAGCTGCGGCAACGGAAAGCTCCGCCAGTGGCTTATCGACCAGATCGACAGCGGCAAGTACCCGGGGCTGGTGTGGGAGAACGAGGAGAAGAGCATCTTCCGCATCCCCTGGAAGCACGCGGGCAAGCAGGACTACAACCGCGAGGAGGACGCCGCCCTCTTCAAG GCTTGGGCACTGTTTAAAGGGAAGTTTCGAGAAGGCATCGACAAGCCAGACCCTCCAACCTGGAAGACACGCCTGCGATGTGCTCTGAACAAGAGCAATGACTTTGAGGAGCTGGTGGAGCGGAGCCAGCTGGACATCTCGGACCCCTACAAAGTGTATCGGATTGTCCCCGAGGGAGCCAAGAAAG GAGCAAAGCAGCTGACCCTGGAGGACCCACAGCTGCCCATGAGCCACCCGTACAGCATGCCGGCCCCTTACTCCTCGCTGCCTGCTCAG GTTCACAACTACATGATCCCGCCCCACGACCGGGGCTGGAGGGAGTTCGTCCCCGACCAGCCACACGCAGAGATCCCATATCAGTGTCCCATGACCTTCGGACCCCGCGGCCACCACTGGCAAGGCCCAGCCTGTGAAAATG GTTGCCAGGTCACAGGAACCTTTTATGCTTGTGCCCCGCCTGAGTCCCAGGCCCCCGGGATCCCCATAGAGCCAAGCATAAGGTCTGCCGAAGCCTTGGCCCTCTCAG ACTGCCGGCTCCACATCTGCCTCTACTACCGGGAAGTTCTGGTCAAAGAGCTGACCACGTCCAGCCCCGAGGGCTGCCGGATCTCCCACGGCCACACCTACGATGCCAGCAGCCTGGACCAGGTCCTCTTTCCCTACCCGGAGGACAACAGCCAGAGGAAGAACATCGAGAAGCTGCTGAGCCACTTGGAGAGGGGCGTGGTCCTCTGGATGGCCCCCGACGGGCTTTATGCCAAAAGACTGTGCCAGAGCAGGATCTACTGGGACGGGCCCCTGGCACTGTGCAGCGACCGGCCCAACAAACTGGAGAGAGACCAGACCTGCAAGCTGTTTGACACGCAGCAGTTCCTATCAG AGCTGCAGGCGTTCGCGCACCACGGCCGGCCGCTGCCAAGGTTCCAGGTGACTCTGTGCTTCGGGGAGGAGTTCCCAGACCCTCAGAGGCAGCGTAAGCTCATCACTGCCCAC GTTGAGCCTCTGCTAGCCAGACAGCTCTACTATTTTGCTCAGCAAAACAGTGGACACTTCCTGAGGGGCTATGACCTGCCCGAGCACGCCAGCGGCCCGGAGGACTTCCACAGGCCCCCGCGCCACTCCTCCATCCAGGAGTGA